A single region of the Lotus japonicus ecotype B-129 chromosome 4, LjGifu_v1.2 genome encodes:
- the LOC130714940 gene encoding uncharacterized protein LOC130714940, which translates to MDGLRVLQGDAIRVFNEGIGLVLSRWSALQTAVENEWGGRDSKLKAHQLADDVLSWFTKSKEPRYIDDLEAILDEGMLSLNVEVEDGSVEEVAENLMVMHEECLEGNFRSIEILKEANLKQAAHPRVAQIVNDDEDEDEDDDNDENIIGASNSSNMDVDIPKSESDMNSVNRPVNGTLPKVAAEADDEWTVVSNRRNKGRKN; encoded by the exons ATGGACGGTTTGAGGGTTTTGCAAGGTGACGCGATAAGAGTTTTCAATGAAGGGATTGGTTTGGTTCTGAGTCGGTGGTCGGCGCTTCAAACAGCCGTTGAGAACGAATGGGGTGGCCGTGATTCCAAGCTCAAAGCTCATCAACTCGCCGATGACGTGCTTTCTTGGTTCACGAAATCCAAAG AGCCGCGTTATATCGATGACCTCGAAGCCATACTTGATGAAGGCATGCTTTCACTAAACGTAGAGGTTGAGGATGGAAGCGTCGAAGAG GTAGCTGAAAATCTGATGGTTATGCAtgaagaatgcttagaaggtaaTTTTAGGTCTATTGAGATTCTCAAGGAAGCCAATCTTAAACAAGCTGCTCATCCTCGTGTAGCACAG ATTGtcaatgatgatgaagatgaagatgaagacgaTGATAATGATGAAAACATCATTGGGGCTAGTAACTCTTCAAACATGGATGTGGACATTCCAAAATCTGAATCAGACATGAATTCAGTAAACAGGCCAGTTAATGGGACTCTTCCAAAGGTTGCAGCTGAAGCTGATGATGAATGGACTGTTGTTTCAAACAGGAGAAATAAGGGTAGAAAAAATTAG
- the LOC130714120 gene encoding ubiquitin carboxyl-terminal hydrolase 20-like, with protein sequence MSARKKITSPPPEQELPPPPQHPPPRPRQPAPPDEVAPLPDDDMFDLLPPLAIPPPPSQPSPGLPVLPLSSHSLPVDLDWFDKYKDDDGDDSDGSLHNFPTSPQSVDGFGILDRYAAETNNSSFITSLSLDDYYTSVQLASFHGDDPIPIPLSPSAKLVGAGVQNLGLTCFMGSILQCLTHTINLFQGLRSYTHDCQDDAGDFCVFCALRSHMESCFTPARSVVWPTFLAENLNQFSAGFRRDKQEDAQEFMNRALDKLQGCFPEGHPNLVQEIFGGRCVSRLRCSNCGHCSDTFESIIDLSLGIDDINTIKDALDSYFKVEKIDGKFTCTSCKEVVSMEKQLLLTKTPSVAALHLKRFMGDEMSVKKIGNHVFFTLELDLQPYTFGAENDNVELKYDLYAVVVHTGDSPNSGHYFCFVRSAPDKWHKFDDSKVTSVSGDEVLSQEAYILFYARQGTPWFSSIMEDVNSSYQHSGSGNKGDCGGNEQMEGQHSDQDSVLGNKGDSGSGEETAVDPMDADGECVGDLPVRKSGEKCDTTHNQVPPD encoded by the exons ATGTCAGCAAGAAAGAAGATCACATCTCCGCCGCCGGAGCAAGAACTGCCTCCACCGCCTCAACATCCGCCACCCCGTCCGCGGCAGCCGGCACCACCTGACGAAGTCGCACCACTACCCGACGATGACATGTTCGACTTGCTACCCCCTCTGGCTATCCCGCCGCCGCCGTCTCAACCTAGCCCAGGGCTACCGGTACTGCCGCTGTCCTCACATTCACTTCCCGTCGACCTTGACTGGTTCGACAAATACAAAGACGACGATGGTGATGACTCCGATGGCTCACTCCACAACTTTCCGACGAGTCCACAGAGTGTTGATGGTTTCGGCATTCTTGATCGATACGCAGCTGAAACCAACAACTCCTCCTTCATAACTTCCCTCAGTCTTGATGATTATTACACTTCTGTACAACTTGCCAGTTTTCACGGCGACGATCCAATTCCAATTCCATTGTCCCCTTCCGCCAAATTGGTG GGTGCTGGTGTTCAGAATCTTGGGTTAACGTGTTTCATGGGTTCAATTCTTCAGTGCCTCACCCACACAATCAACCTGTTCCAGGGTCTCCGTTCTTACACTCATGATTGCCAGG ATGATGCGGGTGATTTCTGTGTTTTCTGTGCCCTCCGTTCACACATGGAGTCTTGCTTTACACCTGCCAGAAGTGTGGTTTGGCCTACATTTCTTGCCGAAAATTTGAACC AATTTTCAGCTGGTTTTCGAAGAGACAAGCAGGAGGATGCACAAGAGTTTATGAACCGTGCCTTGGATAAACTGCAAGGTTGCTTTCCAGAAGGACACCCTAATCTTGTTCAAGAAATCTTTGGTGGTCGTTGTGTTAGCCGA CTTCGATGCAGTAACTGTGGTCACTGTTCTGATACATTTGAATCGATTATTGACCTGAGCTTAGGGATAGATGATATCAATACCATTAAGGATGCACTGGATTCATACTTTAAGGTGGAAAAGATTGATGGGAAGTTTACTTGTACTAGCTGCAAGGAAGTTGTATCCATGGAGAAGCAGCTTCTGTTGACTAAAACACCTTCAGTTGCGGCATTGCATTTGAAGAGATTTATGGGAGATGAGATGTCTGTTAAAAAGATCGGAAATCATGTTTTTTTCACCCTGGAATTGGACTTGCAACCTTATACATTTGGTGCTGAAAATGATAAT GTAGAATTGAAATATGATCTATATGCAGTTGTGGTTCACACTGGAGATTCACCTAATTCAGGGCATTACTTTTGCTTTGTTCGCTCTGCTCCAGACAAGTGGCATAAGTTCGATGACTCAAAG GTTACCAGTGTATCCGGAGATGAAGTCTTGTCTCAAGAAGCATACATCCTGTTTTATGCACGACAAGGAACACCATGGTTTTCGAGTATTATGGAGGATGTAAACTCATCATATCAACACTCAGGTTCAGGCAACAAAGGTGATTGTGGTGGTAATGAACAAATGGAAGGTCAACACTCAGATCAAGACTCAGTTTTAGGCAACAAAGGTGATAGTGGTAGTGGTGAAGAAACTGCGGTTGATCCTATGGATGCAGATGGTGAATGTGTGGGTGACTTGCCTGTTAGGAAATCCGGAGAAAAATGCGATACCACACATAACCAAGTGCCACCTGATTAG